The Acidobacteriota bacterium sequence CCGAACGATCCGGTCACCAGCGTCGCGACGATCCACGGCCACGGGTTGCGGCCGGCGGCTCTCGCGTCGCGCCACATCCAGATCATCGCGAGCACCAGGGCGATCACGAGATCGACGAACACCTGGGCCGCGGCCAGGCCCTGGAAGGGCGGCGCGACGATACCCCGGAGTTCACGCTGGCGTCGCTCAGGGTGGAACACCTGTTCGCCGCCGACGCCGTTACGCGGACCGTGCTCGAGACACACGTCCGATGACCCGGCACCACGCACGCCCGTGTCAGGGTCG is a genomic window containing:
- a CDS encoding DUF2834 domain-containing protein — encoded protein: MCLEHGPRNGVGGEQVFHPERRQRELRGIVAPPFQGLAAAQVFVDLVIALVLAMIWMWRDARAAGRNPWPWIVATLVTGSFGPLVYLLVRRPPAAARPS